Genomic DNA from Anthonomus grandis grandis chromosome 5, icAntGran1.3, whole genome shotgun sequence:
tatgattttttgctctattaattattgttatttgcaCTATTTTGTTCAAATTACGAAATTTATCAACTCATTCACGCTGCAATGTAATGCGAAGTTCAAAGATAGTTATTATATAGTTTGTAATTATGGtagatttttcatatttttacgAATCATAATCTTGTATATATactaaataaattgttttttaatgctGTTTTTTTATGTACGTTGTTACCAATAAAATGAGTtacctgaaatttaaaaaatattttcgctgtttagttttaaatcaaagtttaattCGCTTAATTAAGTTTCCTTATTATCTATATCTGGTAACACGAACAAAATGTAATTCTATATTGTTGTTACGAGTTTATAATTAGtcattttattgggtattacatcattatttaaataaataataattttagaaaatactgGTAtgctcaattattgaaaagaatacttatcacgtatttaaaagaattataaaccATTAACGATACTTTTTGTTATAGATAATTCcgaaatacaataatttacgtAAGGTATAATAGATTATTTATATAGCCAGGAGCTAAGATTCTATCAGCTAAACCCTGATCTTCTTTCTTTCCGTTAATGACTTATCTAACTtttctaatagaaaaaaaagtaatggaataaaaaataccaaCTCACATTCTTGGAATTAAATCTACTAcagttttttattcaataaatggGTAACTAGATGTAATTTTGTTTGCTTAATCATTTAGAATAAGTAAGAAATGCTTATTAAAGAAGTTGGAATAACTAGCCTTTAAGAAGGCAACAAGCTTTTTATTAACTTGGGCTTAAAATATCTATTGTCATTAATATTCCTTGGTGTTATACTGCAGCAAGACtttatttcaggtttttttttcaacagaATTACACAGGATCTTTCTTAATTTTGTGCTTATATATATTATAGGGTTTATCATGTTTTTGTTAGTAAacatatttgaaattataaacccTTAAAAGCACAATTGCACAAACGTCCAGTTGAAGCACATAATAACATGgccaataaaattatatgtcATTGAAAGGCGTTCATTTTAATTTGGTATATTTTAAATCGCTGTCAACATTCTGACctctttataaacatttttttatttataatgtggATTTGGTTTCAAAAAagtcattgaaaaaaaaatgtggtttcCAAGATTAAGGTAACTTATTAAGTGAATCGgagtaaacttatttaaataagatgtTTATTCTATACGATATTTTTATGGTTGTTAGTACCAAATGTAGATTTGAAATAcaggatttaataaaaaattatcgtaAACTTGCTTTTTACTTATTCATCCTAATAAATTCGCTAtgcgatatttttaaaaaataaaatactctaTAATATGCTGAGGGTTTGCTATATTTCGAAGAattctttaaagaatttatagaTTTTATGCGGCTACTGTCTCTTTTAGAGTTAGACTGACCGCTGCTTTTATTATTTCGTGGCACCATCAGCGATTTCGAATAAAATACTGAGGCATCGTATTTTTCTTTGGACCTAGAAAGCTTGCTGTTTGACTCTGAGTTTCTGAAAAACAATTATAGATAAGTGATTTtacatgaataaatattttagtatatttttaccTAGAGGACTTAAGTATGATTTCTACACTCTTTTTAATACTGCTTTTCTTTGACAAGTTGCTCTTCACCGACTCCGATGACGTATCTCGATTACTGTCAACATACCGAGAAATTTTATAATCTACCAACGGTAATGACCCCGATATCCCTTTAGAACCACTCGATCTGCATGGAGTGTAATATGGAATTTCGATAAACGGCGTGCTTCCTTTACTCTCTGAACAGGCGGAATTTTGAAGGCTACGTCTTTTAAGAGTGTCTTCGGATTTATGTTCCCGtttatttagtttcttttttacctGAGAGTTATAAGATATATGATCTAAATAGATCGTTGAACAATATTTATTACCAATGTCACATCTCCAATAGCACGTCTTCTGAACTCGGGTATCTTTTGGAAAGATTGGCTTTTAAGTTGAGAGTGTCTGTTTCCTTCCATTATTGGCTCAAATTTGtacctttcaaaaaaaaataacattaacaaCTGATGAATATCCCACTTGTGCTACGAACCTAACATCATCGAAATAGGGATTTCTGAGAAGCCGCCGGACATTAACTCGTTTATCCGGGTCGTACTCAATCATAAGCTCTAAAATACCTCTAGTTTCTCTTGTCACTTGAGGCAATAGAGAATCGAGGCCAGTGCCCCTGTTTTTGGGAAATATCACACAGTTCCTTGACCTTAACATAACTTTCTAAGTTTacgaacattttaaaatatataaaactaaccTGGATTTCAACTTGTTTATAAATTGCATTGTTGGTGAACCCAGGATATGGTGAATTTTATACAACTGATCGATTTCATTGCTTCCAGGAAATAATGGTAACTGACTAAGAAGTattattagaagaaatattattaagcGTGTGTCCAAAATTGGTGACGCATGATGATCTCGAAAACTGTTAGAAGAAAAAACACGATTAAATGGACATTTTTTAGACAAttacatttgtaaataaatggCGTTAAGTTTGCAATTTTGTATCTGggggtttttaatttatgttcaaaaactcgaaaaattcatccattatcccaaagacgctggtcatacacttttaaataaggtaaaaacaaaaaatatatagcatcacaaatacatttaataaaatgacaaaggttacacgtttcgctcgactagagcatcatcagacgtAACCCGAGATGTGAGagatgtaacccgaaaaaaggaaaattcaacaaaaacttaccataacatacacaaaacacctaacatataaataaactatagatagatagatagacataaatagtgccactttattgtaagctttgtttatttatatgttaaatgttttgtgtatgttatggtaagttttggttgaattttccttttttcgtgttacatcattttaattattatttaggtctgatgatgctctagtcgagcgaaacatgtaaccattgtcattttattaaatgtatttgtgatgctgtagattttgttttcacctttaataaaaaaaatatgttaaaaaagctAAACTGTTACGTTTTCGGAAATACTGTAGTTACTCTACTACgcttaattttttgataaccATTTCTTTGTTTACCTTAACTATGTTGAGCAGTATAACACGGTTATAGCAATATTTATTCATGTATTTTTCGACTTATAGGGCTCCAAATATTTTAgtcacaaaaaaactttttttttaaagatgccTAAATTAGACCACTCAGAGCGTTATCTCTCGCCTCTAGAACATATCGGGGACTGGAACCATATGCGAATTATGTTCTGGGAAAAGAacttaacgttttaaaaaaaggacattttaatttaaaacgcACTAAAATTAGGGTCTACAAATAATATGAACAGGAGCAGCTTTGACACTATATTAAATGCTACGGAAATCTAACAAATTAAGGTAATGAATGGTTTGGGGTCATTACTCCTCCACCCCTTAGATTTTTCAACGTCCTCGTTGATTAGTTTTTGCAGAATTTTCAGTGGGATTGCTTTCCGGTGACGTTGTTTCTGCCAAAAATATGTGATAAATGCTAGGAcacataataaaaatgaaacctgAAACAGTATAAGATATAATATGATGTTGGGGAGAATTATCTTGTAATTCAAGTGGTTCCATTAGATCTTCTtggattttattacatttacaGCCTATGTCTTATTAGTagatttattgataaattcGTTTCACGAACGTTGATTTGAAGAATGGCTTTGGGAATtgaaacagaaataaatattaaataaaatattatttgatgcTAAAgagtttttgtgtttatttattatgatgTCACATTGGCTTTTTATTAACTCGCAATCTTCAAGGGTGAGTTTCTggaactaaaaacagttttcataaataatttcgGGCGATTTGGTGCAAAAAATAAGCGATTTTTTGTAAGTGAGAGTATGCACTTGATATATGTTTTGGACTTTGGCATACTGACAATTTTGGGACAAGGTGCAGCTATCAGCTATAGGACTGGAGCAGACCcatcttaaattaatttcttcacaAAATGTatactataaattattacaatagTATTTGCTAggactaattaaaatttttaactcgTTATTTGGGTTAGAATACACTGGACTTAAATTACAAACAGTACTTTCAAAAATAGGTATCTTAACTATTAATATTGCCATATCTGTAAATATTAGAAGCcctgttttataaattaaggtAAGTTctgacaaatattttaaattccacaATACATTCTTGGGATAATGAATTTGTAGATATTcccaaatttcttaaatatctgtTAAATAGTTCTAGATCTAGTGTTTCGAGATGTGCAAAggaaaaaatacgtaaaatttttGGAGGTGAgaaaaaagaactaatttaaaccagttatttgaattaaattggTTTTGCAAG
This window encodes:
- the LOC126735903 gene encoding MAPK/MAK/MRK overlapping kinase-like isoform X4: MHKSTGVYYAVKRLKKCYKSQTAILTCAEVVAAQKVPFHPNILNIFEYHYDSFSGHVSFVFELMDMSLYDHLRARNKADMKPRGLSEKKSKEYLYQLLRGLEHLHRNGLFHRDVKPENILMKFPSIESMRLQKTQKYEIIKLADLGSVRGIYSVPPYTEYISTRWYRSPECLLTNGNYGPKMDVWAAGCVFYEIMTFRDHHASPILDTRLIIFLLIILLSQLPLFPGSNEIDQLYKIHHILGSPTMQFINKLKSRSRNCVIFPKNRGTGLDSLLPQVTRETRGILELMIEYDPDKRVNVRRLLRNPYFDDVRYKFEPIMEGNRHSQLKSQSFQKIPEFRRRAIGDVTLVKKKLNKREHKSEDTLKRRSLQNSACSESKGSTPFIEIPYYTPCRSSGSKGISGSLPLVDYKISRYVDSNRDTSSESVKSNLSKKSSIKKSVEIILKSSRNSESNSKLSRSKEKYDASVFYSKSLMVPRNNKSSGQSNSKRDSSRIKSINSLKNSSKYSKPSAYYRVFYFLKISHSEFIRMNK
- the LOC126735903 gene encoding MAPK/MAK/MRK overlapping kinase-like isoform X5; translation: MDMSLYDHLRARNKADMKPRGLSEKKSKEYLYQLLRGLEHLHRNGLFHRDVKPENILMKFPSIESMRLQKTQKYEIIKLADLGSVRGIYSVPPYTEYISTRWYRSPECLLTNGNYGPKMDVWAAGCVFYEIMTFRDHHASPILDTRLIIFLLIILLSQLPLFPGSNEIDQLYKIHHILGSPTMQFINKLKSRSRNCVIFPKNRGTGLDSLLPQVTRETRGILELMIEYDPDKRVNVRRLLRNPYFDDVRYKFEPIMEGNRHSQLKSQSFQKIPEFRRRAIGDVTLVKKKLNKREHKSEDTLKRRSLQNSACSESKGSTPFIEIPYYTPCRSSGSKGISGSLPLVDYKISRYVDSNRDTSSESVKSNLSKKSSIKKSVEIILKSSRNSESNSKLSRSKEKYDASVFYSKSLMVPRNNKSSGQSNSKRDSSRIKSINSLKNSSKYSKPSAYYRVFYFLKISHSEFIRMNK
- the LOC126735903 gene encoding MAPK/MAK/MRK overlapping kinase-like isoform X2, producing MFNEKSDSFHSKYKVLEKIGEGSFSEVLKCMHKSTGVYYAVKRLKKCYKSQTAILTCAEVVAAQKVPFHPNILNIFEYHYDSFSGHVSFVFELMDMSLYDHLRARNKADMKPRGLSEKKSKEYLYQLLRGLEHLHRNGLFHRDVKPENILMKFPSIESMRLQKTQKYEIIKLADLGSVRGIYSVPPYTEYISTRWYRSPECLLTNGNYGPKMDVWAAGCVFYEIMTFRDHHASPILDTRLIIFLLIILLSQLPLFPGSNEIDQLYKIHHILGSPTMQFINKLKSRSRNCVIFPKNRGTGLDSLLPQVTRETRGILELMIEYDPDKRVNVRRLLRNPYFDDVRYKFEPIMEGNRHSQLKSQSFQKIPEFRRRAIGDVTLKLNKREHKSEDTLKRRSLQNSACSESKGSTPFIEIPYYTPCRSSGSKGISGSLPLVDYKISRYVDSNRDTSSESVKSNLSKKSSIKKSVEIILKSSRNSESNSKLSRSKEKYDASVFYSKSLMVPRNNKSSGQSNSKRDSSRIKSINSLKNSSKYSKPSAYYRVFYFLKISHSEFIRMNK
- the LOC126735903 gene encoding MAPK/MAK/MRK overlapping kinase-like isoform X3, which produces MFNEKSDSFHSKYKVLEKIGEGSFSEVLKCMHKSTGVYYAVKRLKKCYKSQTAILTCAEVVAAQKVPFHPNILNIFEYHYDSFSGHVSFVFELMDMSLYDHLRARNKADMKPRGLSEKKSKEYLYQLLRGLEHLHRNGLFHRDVKPENILMKFPSIESMRLQKTQKYEIIKLADLGSVRGIYSVPPYTEYISTRWYRSPECLLTNGNYGPKMDVWAAGCVFYEIMTQLPLFPGSNEIDQLYKIHHILGSPTMQFINKLKSRSRNCVIFPKNRGTGLDSLLPQVTRETRGILELMIEYDPDKRVNVRRLLRNPYFDDVRYKFEPIMEGNRHSQLKSQSFQKIPEFRRRAIGDVTLVKKKLNKREHKSEDTLKRRSLQNSACSESKGSTPFIEIPYYTPCRSSGSKGISGSLPLVDYKISRYVDSNRDTSSESVKSNLSKKSSIKKSVEIILKSSRNSESNSKLSRSKEKYDASVFYSKSLMVPRNNKSSGQSNSKRDSSRIKSINSLKNSSKYSKPSAYYRVFYFLKISHSEFIRMNK
- the LOC126735903 gene encoding MAPK/MAK/MRK overlapping kinase-like isoform X1, coding for MFNEKSDSFHSKYKVLEKIGEGSFSEVLKCMHKSTGVYYAVKRLKKCYKSQTAILTCAEVVAAQKVPFHPNILNIFEYHYDSFSGHVSFVFELMDMSLYDHLRARNKADMKPRGLSEKKSKEYLYQLLRGLEHLHRNGLFHRDVKPENILMKFPSIESMRLQKTQKYEIIKLADLGSVRGIYSVPPYTEYISTRWYRSPECLLTNGNYGPKMDVWAAGCVFYEIMTFRDHHASPILDTRLIIFLLIILLSQLPLFPGSNEIDQLYKIHHILGSPTMQFINKLKSRSRNCVIFPKNRGTGLDSLLPQVTRETRGILELMIEYDPDKRVNVRRLLRNPYFDDVRYKFEPIMEGNRHSQLKSQSFQKIPEFRRRAIGDVTLVKKKLNKREHKSEDTLKRRSLQNSACSESKGSTPFIEIPYYTPCRSSGSKGISGSLPLVDYKISRYVDSNRDTSSESVKSNLSKKSSIKKSVEIILKSSRNSESNSKLSRSKEKYDASVFYSKSLMVPRNNKSSGQSNSKRDSSRIKSINSLKNSSKYSKPSAYYRVFYFLKISHSEFIRMNK